A single bacterium DNA region contains:
- the carB gene encoding carbamoyl-phosphate synthase large subunit — translation MPKRTDIKKIMLIGSGPIVIGQACEFDYSGSQACKALKEDGYYVVLVNSNPATIMTDPEMADRTYLEPLIPEVVAKIIEKEMPDALLPTLGGQTALNITVALEEMGILKKYNVEVIGANYEAIRKAEDRLLFKQAATNVGIKVPDSGVAYTLEEAVDIAKRIGFPVIIRPSFTLGGTGGSVAYNIEEFKELADTGLKTSPVSEILIEQSVLGWKEYELEVMRDKNGNAVIICSIENFDPMGVHTGDSITVAPVQTLTDKEYQRMRIAAISIMNEIGVETGGSNVQFAVNPDNGDMVIIEMNPRVSRSSALASKATGFPIAKIAAKLAVGYTLDEIPNDITKKTPACFEPAIDYCVVKIPKFNFEKFPLASPYLTVSMKSVGEVMAIGRTFKEAMNKALRSLEEKFSGYEDIILPLDTIEGIRKASPFRIFYIKKGLKEGMSIEEVAELSKIDKWFIYNLKELVDYEEKIKKYKGKKIPADVLRKAKEYGFSDRHIAKLTGRKNEMDIRKLRDSYGILSNYKLVDTCAGEFESYTPYYYSTYK, via the coding sequence GTGCCAAAGAGAACAGATATAAAGAAGATAATGCTTATCGGGTCAGGTCCTATAGTAATAGGGCAGGCATGTGAATTTGACTATTCCGGCTCTCAGGCATGTAAGGCGTTAAAAGAGGATGGATATTATGTAGTACTTGTAAATAGTAATCCTGCGACTATAATGACTGACCCTGAAATGGCTGACAGGACATATCTTGAACCACTTATTCCAGAAGTGGTTGCAAAGATAATAGAAAAAGAAATGCCTGATGCACTGCTCCCAACACTCGGAGGACAGACAGCACTTAATATCACAGTAGCACTTGAAGAAATGGGTATTCTTAAAAAATATAATGTGGAAGTTATAGGAGCAAATTATGAAGCAATTAGAAAAGCAGAGGATAGGTTGCTTTTTAAGCAGGCGGCTACAAATGTGGGGATTAAAGTTCCAGATAGTGGTGTGGCGTATACGCTTGAAGAAGCAGTAGATATAGCAAAAAGAATTGGATTTCCAGTTATTATAAGACCTTCCTTTACTCTCGGAGGTACAGGTGGTAGTGTTGCTTATAATATAGAGGAGTTTAAGGAACTTGCTGACACAGGGCTTAAAACCAGTCCTGTAAGTGAAATACTGATTGAGCAGTCAGTCCTCGGCTGGAAAGAGTATGAACTGGAAGTAATGAGGGACAAAAATGGTAATGCTGTTATTATATGTTCCATAGAGAATTTTGACCCTATGGGAGTTCATACAGGAGATAGTATTACAGTAGCACCTGTCCAGACACTCACGGATAAGGAATACCAGAGAATGCGGATTGCGGCTATATCAATAATGAATGAGATAGGCGTGGAGACAGGTGGTTCTAATGTTCAGTTTGCAGTTAATCCGGACAATGGAGATATGGTAATTATAGAGATGAATCCTCGGGTCTCAAGGAGTTCAGCACTTGCCTCAAAGGCAACCGGTTTTCCTATTGCGAAAATTGCTGCAAAACTTGCAGTGGGCTATACGCTGGATGAGATACCCAATGATATTACGAAAAAGACACCTGCCTGTTTTGAACCAGCAATTGATTATTGTGTAGTTAAGATACCTAAGTTTAATTTTGAAAAGTTTCCTCTTGCCAGTCCATATCTTACTGTTTCAATGAAATCCGTAGGAGAAGTAATGGCGATTGGGAGAACATTTAAGGAGGCGATGAATAAGGCATTGAGGAGTTTGGAAGAAAAATTTTCTGGTTATGAGGATATAATACTTCCACTTGATACCATTGAAGGGATAAGGAAAGCAAGTCCTTTCAGGATTTTTTACATAAAGAAAGGACTAAAAGAAGGTATGTCCATAGAGGAAGTTGCGGAATTATCAAAGATTGATAAATGGTTTATATATAACCTTAAAGAACTTGTGGACTATGAGGAAAAAATAAAGAAATATAAAGGTAAAAAAATTCCTGCTGATGTTTTGAGAAAGGCAAAGGAATATGGTTTTTCTGACAGACATATAGCAAAACTTACAGGAAGGAAGAATGAAATGGATATTAGGAAATTGAGAGATAGTTACGGAATACTATCTAACTATAAACTTGTGGATACCTGTGCAGGGGAGTTTGAGTCATACACTCCTTACTATTACTCAACATATAAGTGA
- the carA gene encoding glutamine-hydrolyzing carbamoyl-phosphate synthase small subunit — protein sequence MEGYLVLEDGSVYKGETFGATGESYGELIFNTSMTGYQEILYDPSYKGQIVVMTYPLIGNYGVNYEDVESSRIHLEGFVVRERSKIYSNWRATKPLDMLLYEHGVIGIEGIDTREITIKLRDQGAMKGGIFTGKQSLKKMVEKVKMSPDIVGIDLIKYVIKDKPYIWCDRGKYKVIVLDCGVKNNILRLLAERDMKVVVMPASVPSEEIEREKPDGILVSNGPGDPAAVPYVVKTLSNLIEKYPMFGICFGIQLIAQVFGGKTYKLKFGHHGANHPVKDVRTGKVYITVQNHGFCVDINTLKEDDFEITHINLNDHTLEGISHRKLPVFAVQFHPEFAPGPLDAVYLFDRFKETIKKQRGD from the coding sequence ATGGAAGGGTATTTAGTTCTTGAAGATGGAAGTGTTTATAAAGGTGAGACATTTGGGGCTACAGGAGAAAGTTATGGAGAACTTATTTTCAATACAAGTATGACTGGCTACCAGGAAATACTTTATGACCCATCCTATAAAGGACAGATTGTCGTGATGACATACCCTTTAATAGGAAATTATGGTGTCAATTATGAAGATGTAGAGTCCAGCAGAATACATCTTGAAGGGTTTGTAGTAAGAGAAAGGAGTAAGATTTATAGTAACTGGCGGGCAACAAAACCGCTTGATATGCTTTTATATGAACACGGAGTGATTGGTATAGAAGGTATTGATACCAGAGAGATAACTATAAAACTTAGGGACCAGGGAGCAATGAAGGGAGGTATCTTTACAGGTAAACAGAGTTTAAAAAAGATGGTTGAGAAGGTAAAGATGTCTCCTGATATTGTAGGTATAGACCTGATAAAGTATGTTATTAAAGATAAACCATATATCTGGTGTGATAGAGGGAAATATAAAGTTATTGTCCTTGATTGTGGTGTTAAAAATAATATACTTAGATTACTTGCAGAGAGGGATATGAAGGTTGTTGTAATGCCAGCGAGTGTTCCCTCGGAAGAGATTGAGAGGGAAAAGCCAGATGGAATCCTTGTCTCAAATGGTCCCGGAGACCCTGCAGCAGTTCCTTATGTGGTGAAGACACTTTCCAATCTTATTGAGAAGTATCCAATGTTCGGGATATGTTTTGGAATACAACTTATTGCCCAGGTTTTCGGTGGTAAAACATACAAACTTAAGTTTGGACATCATGGTGCTAATCATCCTGTGAAGGATGTTAGAACAGGAAAGGTTTATATTACTGTTCAAAACCATGGTTTCTGCGTGGATATAAATACACTGAAAGAGGATGATTTTGAAATAACACATATTAATCTTAATGACCACACACTTGAAGGGATTTCACACAGAAAACTACCTGTATTTGCAGTTCAGTTTCATCCTGAGTTTGCACCAGGTCCACTGGATGCTGTATATCTTTTTGACAGATTTAAAGAGACGATAAAGAAACAAAGAGGAGATTGA
- a CDS encoding bifunctional 5,10-methylenetetrahydrofolate dehydrogenase/5,10-methenyltetrahydrofolate cyclohydrolase codes for MGNLIDGKILAEKIKGEVAKEMEILKTEGIVPKLVAVQVGENPASAVYTNQQKKNCEKAGIVYELKNLPADISEENVILEIEKLNRDSSITGIILQLPLPEGMDTRKVQASIKLEKDVEGVNPANMGWIVYGRPFLAPCTALAVKEIIDSTGVDLYGKNVVMVGHSDIVGKPVALLLVDKFATVSICHIGTSKAGMLEEYVRRADILIVAVGKANLIPGGWIKEGAVVVDVGINRVGDKIVGDVEFETAKERVSLITPVPGGVGPVTTAILLRNVVRAAKWAKK; via the coding sequence ATGGGTAATCTTATTGATGGCAAAATACTTGCTGAGAAGATAAAGGGAGAAGTGGCAAAAGAAATGGAGATATTAAAAACAGAAGGGATAGTACCTAAACTTGTGGCTGTACAGGTGGGAGAAAATCCTGCCAGTGCTGTTTATACAAACCAGCAGAAGAAGAACTGTGAAAAGGCAGGGATTGTCTATGAACTTAAAAATCTTCCTGCAGATATAAGTGAAGAAAATGTTATTCTGGAGATAGAAAAATTGAACAGGGATAGCAGTATTACAGGTATTATTTTACAACTTCCACTTCCAGAGGGAATGGATACGAGAAAGGTTCAGGCATCTATAAAACTGGAGAAGGATGTTGAGGGAGTTAATCCAGCAAATATGGGATGGATTGTTTATGGTAGACCTTTCCTTGCACCCTGTACAGCACTCGCTGTTAAGGAAATTATTGATTCTACAGGTGTTGACCTTTATGGTAAGAATGTTGTGATGGTTGGGCACAGTGATATTGTAGGTAAACCGGTTGCCCTTTTACTTGTTGATAAGTTTGCAACGGTTTCAATATGTCATATAGGAACAAGTAAAGCAGGTATGCTTGAGGAATATGTACGTCGTGCGGATATACTTATTGTTGCTGTGGGGAAAGCAAATCTTATACCCGGGGGATGGATAAAAGAAGGTGCAGTAGTGGTAGATGTTGGTATAAACAGAGTTGGAGATAAAATTGTAGGTGATGTGGAGTTTGAAACAGCAAAAGAAAGGGTGTCTCTTATAACGCCTGTTCCTGGCGGAGTAGGACCTGTAACAACGGCTATCCTTTTAAGAAATGTAGTAAGGGCTGCAAAATGGGCGAAAAAGTAA
- a CDS encoding rhamnulokinase — translation MKTKKFIAIDLGAESGRGLIGEFSGDKISLREIHRFPTHNVRLHSHIHWDVLAIFSEIKKIISIAKSEGDIEGIGITTWGVDYGLIGENNLLLSNPFHYRDRRTDGVMEEVFSIIPKERIFKRIGLQFRQIDTLYQIYATKKEFPSILNNAKKILFMPDIFNFFLTGSEVVEYTITSTSHMYDSSVKRDEGNVPGEWATDILEALGIPTHFLPDVVPPATYLGNVSEYLREELGVSPIPVYTVCCHDTASAVVAVPAKDNVWAYLSSGTWSLLGMEIDQPVINEKSLIYNFTNEGGYDKTVRFLKNIMGLWILQECRRQWQREGKEFSYQELTDMATAAKPFLSFIDVNYKEFLYPGNMPERIQKYCKETGQEVPEDIPHIVRVILESLAMEYRCVVENLEDVIGTRIETLHIVGGGSQNKLLSQFAASSTKKIVIAGPVEATGIGNILVQAIANKEIADISQLREIVRKSFPLFVYQPKDTAVWDENYERYKKLINQ, via the coding sequence ATGAAAACAAAAAAATTTATAGCAATAGACCTCGGGGCTGAAAGTGGGAGAGGGCTTATAGGAGAGTTTAGTGGTGATAAAATTTCGTTGAGAGAAATTCACAGATTCCCTACCCATAACGTAAGATTACATTCGCATATTCACTGGGATGTTCTTGCTATATTTTCTGAAATTAAAAAAATTATATCTATTGCAAAAAGTGAAGGAGATATAGAAGGTATAGGGATAACTACCTGGGGTGTGGATTATGGGCTTATTGGAGAGAATAACCTGCTTCTTTCTAATCCTTTTCACTACAGAGATAGAAGAACAGATGGTGTAATGGAAGAGGTTTTCAGTATTATCCCTAAAGAAAGAATTTTCAAAAGGATAGGGCTACAATTCAGACAGATTGATACTCTGTATCAGATATATGCTACAAAAAAAGAGTTTCCATCTATTCTAAATAATGCTAAAAAGATTCTTTTTATGCCTGATATATTCAATTTTTTCCTTACAGGTAGTGAAGTTGTTGAATATACCATAACCAGTACCTCGCATATGTATGATTCCAGTGTGAAACGGGACGAAGGTAATGTCCCGGGTGAATGGGCTACAGATATACTGGAAGCACTTGGAATTCCTACACATTTTTTACCTGATGTTGTTCCACCAGCAACATATCTCGGAAATGTTTCTGAATATTTAAGAGAAGAACTGGGAGTATCTCCTATTCCTGTATATACTGTTTGTTGCCATGATACTGCTTCTGCAGTTGTGGCGGTTCCTGCTAAAGATAATGTATGGGCATATCTTTCTTCAGGGACATGGTCTCTACTCGGGATGGAGATTGACCAGCCAGTTATAAATGAGAAAAGTTTAATATATAACTTTACAAATGAAGGTGGATATGATAAGACCGTAAGATTTCTAAAAAATATAATGGGGTTATGGATTCTACAGGAGTGCAGAAGACAGTGGCAGAGAGAGGGTAAGGAATTTTCTTATCAGGAATTAACTGATATGGCTACTGCTGCTAAACCATTTCTGTCTTTTATAGATGTTAATTATAAAGAGTTTTTATATCCAGGAAATATGCCTGAAAGAATTCAAAAATACTGTAAAGAAACAGGGCAGGAGGTTCCTGAAGATATTCCACATATTGTAAGGGTGATATTAGAGAGTTTGGCAATGGAATATAGATGTGTTGTTGAAAATTTAGAGGACGTTATAGGAACACGGATAGAGACACTTCATATTGTTGGCGGTGGCTCTCAAAATAAACTTTTGTCTCAATTTGCTGCTTCTTCAACAAAAAAGATTGTTATTGCAGGTCCTGTAGAAGCAACAGGAATAGGTAATATCCTTGTTCAGGCAATAGCGAATAAAGAAATTGCAGATATTTCTCAGTTACGGGAAATTGTAAGAAAATCATTCCCTCTATTTGTATACCAGCCAAAAGATACAGCAGTATGGGATGAGAATTACGAGAGATATAAAAAGTTGATAAACCAGTAA
- the guaA gene encoding glutamine-hydrolyzing GMP synthase — translation MVAVIDFGSQYTQLIARRIRELNVFCEIFPSSIDFETLKSKNISAVVLSGGPGHIPALEKIHFDHRIFDSFYVLGICYGMQMIARHFGGEVVPGEKREYGETLFYPDTSDRIFQGVSEKTIVWMSHWDTVVKIPDGFKIVGRTDNTEIAAIKSVDGRIYGFQFHPEVVHTQEGTTILKNFLYSICGFKPEWTPGSMLELAEKEIREKVGSEKVICGLSGGVDSSTLAIILNNVCGKKALSVFVDNGLLRKGEAEKIKGVFKKSINFKYVDAGEIFLKRLKGVADPEKKRKIIGNTFIHIFEKEARSFGAKFLAQGTLYPDVIESTSPFGGPSARIKTHHNVGGLPEKLNLSLVEPFRFLFKDEVRSIAKEIGLPDFIVNRHPFPGPGLAVRIIGSIDMARLQILREADSIVMEEMKKSGLYLDVWQAFAVLLPVKSVGVMGDKRTYENVIAVRIVKSVDGMTADWAKIPHNILGVISSRIVNEVKGVNRVVYDITSKPPATIEWE, via the coding sequence ATGGTAGCGGTAATTGATTTTGGTTCCCAGTACACTCAATTGATTGCTCGTAGAATAAGAGAATTGAATGTTTTTTGTGAAATTTTCCCTTCCTCAATTGACTTTGAAACACTTAAAAGTAAGAATATCTCAGCGGTTGTCCTTTCAGGTGGTCCAGGACATATTCCTGCGTTAGAAAAGATACACTTTGACCATAGAATTTTTGATAGTTTTTATGTCTTAGGTATATGTTATGGTATGCAGATGATTGCAAGACATTTTGGTGGTGAGGTTGTACCTGGAGAAAAAAGGGAGTATGGAGAAACATTATTTTATCCGGATACATCTGACAGGATATTTCAAGGTGTGTCTGAAAAAACAATTGTATGGATGAGTCACTGGGATACTGTGGTTAAAATACCTGACGGTTTTAAAATAGTTGGAAGGACAGATAATACAGAGATTGCTGCTATAAAAAGTGTTGATGGCAGGATATATGGATTTCAGTTTCATCCAGAGGTTGTACATACACAGGAAGGCACCACCATACTGAAGAATTTTCTTTATAGTATCTGTGGTTTTAAGCCAGAATGGACTCCTGGTTCTATGTTAGAGTTAGCAGAGAAAGAAATTAGAGAGAAGGTAGGAAGTGAAAAGGTTATATGTGGATTAAGCGGAGGTGTTGATTCTTCTACACTCGCTATTATCCTTAATAATGTCTGTGGTAAGAAGGCACTCAGTGTTTTTGTAGATAATGGATTGTTAAGAAAAGGAGAAGCAGAAAAGATAAAAGGTGTTTTTAAGAAAAGTATAAATTTTAAATATGTTGATGCTGGCGAGATATTTTTGAAGAGATTAAAAGGAGTGGCTGACCCCGAGAAAAAGAGGAAGATAATAGGCAATACATTTATACACATTTTTGAGAAAGAGGCACGTAGTTTCGGTGCAAAGTTTCTGGCGCAGGGTACTTTATATCCAGATGTTATTGAAAGCACATCTCCTTTTGGAGGTCCTTCCGCGAGGATAAAGACACATCATAATGTAGGTGGACTTCCTGAGAAACTTAATCTTTCCCTTGTAGAGCCATTCAGATTTCTTTTTAAAGATGAGGTGAGAAGTATTGCAAAGGAGATAGGACTACCTGATTTCATTGTTAACAGACATCCCTTCCCAGGACCAGGTCTTGCTGTAAGAATTATAGGAAGTATAGATATGGCACGGCTTCAAATTCTTCGCGAAGCAGATAGTATAGTTATGGAAGAGATGAAAAAGTCAGGTTTATATCTGGATGTGTGGCAGGCATTTGCAGTTCTTCTCCCTGTTAAGAGTGTAGGTGTTATGGGTGATAAAAGGACATATGAGAATGTTATAGCGGTACGGATTGTAAAAAGCGTAGATGGTATGACAGCCGACTGGGCAAAGATTCCTCATAATATTTTAGGTGTAATATCCAGCAGGATAGTGAATGAAGTCAAGGGTGTAAACAGAGTGGTTTATGATATTACCTCTAAACCACCTGCTACAATAGAGTGGGAGTGA
- a CDS encoding cyclodeaminase/cyclohydrolase family protein yields MESYIHRVCSKTPIPGGGSVVACVAALSSALIGMVLNYTLGKEKYAAYEKELKEIFDENEIILKKISSYIEKDSEVYEEIRKYSSLKDYKNVERYLKNSAELHLDICKNILRIIKFAEVLVEKGNKGLISDTGIAASLAISVFTSAKMSVLVNVKYIKEDRDFTERILKEIREIEIYIIEKGQKICDEVMKKLEERDG; encoded by the coding sequence TTGGAAAGTTATATACACAGGGTTTGTTCAAAAACACCCATACCAGGAGGGGGAAGTGTGGTTGCCTGTGTTGCTGCTTTGAGCTCTGCTCTTATCGGTATGGTATTGAATTATACACTGGGTAAAGAAAAATATGCTGCTTATGAAAAAGAGTTAAAAGAGATATTTGATGAAAATGAGATAATTCTCAAGAAAATTTCTTCTTATATTGAAAAGGATAGTGAAGTTTATGAAGAAATAAGAAAATATTCATCTCTTAAAGATTATAAGAATGTAGAGAGATATTTAAAAAATTCAGCAGAACTACATCTTGATATATGTAAAAACATACTCAGGATTATTAAATTTGCAGAAGTACTTGTTGAAAAAGGCAATAAAGGGCTTATCTCTGATACCGGTATTGCTGCATCACTCGCTATCTCAGTATTTACAAGTGCAAAGATGAGTGTGCTTGTAAATGTGAAATATATCAAGGAAGACAGAGATTTTACTGAAAGGATACTTAAAGAAATCAGAGAAATAGAAATATATATTATTGAAAAAGGACAGAAAATATGTGATGAAGTAATGAAGAAACTGGAGGAAAGAGATGGGTAA
- a CDS encoding CTP synthase produces MKKFIFITGGVVSSLGKGIASASIGTLLESHGYKITLLKFDPYLNVDPGTMNPFQHGEVFVTEDGAETDLDLGHYERFTNAHITKKNNVTSGQIYNAVLTREREGGYLGKTVQVVPHITDEIKNRILTVANGVDIVITEIGGTVGDIESLPFLEAARQMHIQREGDTLHIHLTLVPYIKAADELKTKPTQHSVGRLREIGIQPDILLCRTEKPLGDDIKEKIALFCNVKKEAVIEALDTDLIYEIPLIFSRQNLDRIVLRYLGLKLKKNNDLSKWKKIVHIQRNPEREVVIGVAGKYVKLQDSYKSIYEALVHGGIANKVRVIYKKIDTELVEKEGVDRIVGDVAGIIVPGGFGIRGVEGMIEVIRYVRENNIPFFGICLGMQCAVVEFARNVCGLQNAASTECNSGTPYPVISFLPEQTKIKKMGGTMRLGAYPCHLKKGTITYRAYKKDVVYERHRHRYEFNNKYKGLFEKEGMIFAGIYNDDNLVEIIELANHPFFVATQFHPEFKSKPFAPHPLFAAFIKAAINTNPRR; encoded by the coding sequence ATGAAAAAGTTTATATTTATTACAGGAGGTGTTGTTTCTTCTCTGGGAAAAGGTATTGCTTCTGCTTCTATTGGTACACTCCTTGAATCGCATGGATATAAGATTACTCTTTTGAAATTTGACCCATATCTTAATGTTGACCCAGGTACAATGAATCCTTTCCAGCATGGTGAGGTTTTTGTAACAGAAGATGGAGCAGAAACAGACCTTGACCTCGGACACTATGAAAGGTTTACCAATGCACATATTACAAAAAAGAATAATGTTACGAGTGGACAGATATATAATGCAGTACTTACGCGAGAAAGGGAAGGTGGATATTTAGGGAAGACGGTTCAGGTAGTTCCTCATATTACAGATGAGATAAAAAATAGAATCCTTACAGTTGCCAATGGTGTGGATATAGTAATTACAGAAATAGGTGGGACTGTAGGAGATATTGAAAGTTTACCTTTTTTAGAGGCAGCAAGGCAGATGCATATCCAGAGGGAAGGGGATACACTGCATATACATCTTACACTTGTTCCATATATTAAAGCAGCGGATGAACTGAAAACAAAACCAACACAACACAGTGTTGGAAGATTGAGAGAGATAGGAATACAGCCAGATATATTACTCTGTCGTACAGAAAAGCCACTCGGGGATGATATAAAGGAAAAGATAGCATTATTCTGTAATGTAAAAAAAGAGGCAGTTATAGAGGCATTAGATACAGACCTTATATATGAGATACCACTGATTTTTTCAAGGCAGAACCTTGATAGAATTGTACTCAGATATTTAGGGTTAAAATTAAAGAAAAATAATGACCTCAGTAAATGGAAGAAGATAGTTCATATACAGAGAAATCCAGAAAGAGAGGTTGTAATTGGAGTAGCAGGTAAATATGTAAAATTGCAGGACTCTTATAAGTCCATATATGAAGCACTTGTACATGGTGGTATTGCCAATAAAGTTAGAGTTATATATAAAAAAATAGATACAGAACTTGTAGAGAAAGAAGGGGTAGATAGGATAGTAGGGGATGTTGCTGGTATTATAGTTCCTGGTGGGTTTGGTATTAGAGGGGTTGAAGGGATGATAGAAGTGATAAGATATGTAAGAGAAAATAATATACCCTTTTTTGGTATATGCCTGGGTATGCAGTGTGCAGTAGTTGAATTTGCAAGAAATGTATGTGGACTTCAGAATGCAGCAAGTACAGAGTGTAATTCAGGTACACCATATCCTGTGATTTCTTTTCTTCCGGAACAAACAAAGATTAAAAAGATGGGGGGGACTATGCGTCTCGGTGCCTATCCATGCCATCTTAAAAAGGGAACGATTACTTACAGAGCATATAAGAAAGATGTTGTCTATGAGAGGCACAGGCATAGATATGAATTTAATAATAAGTACAAGGGACTTTTTGAAAAAGAAGGGATGATATTTGCAGGGATTTATAATGATGATAACCTCGTAGAGATAATAGAACTGGCAAACCATCCATTTTTTGTTGCAACTCAGTTTCATCCTGAATTCAAATCAAAACCATTTGCTCCACATCCTCTTTTTGCTGCTTTTATTAAAGCAGCAATAAATACCAACCCCCGCAGATAA
- the rsxC gene encoding electron transport complex subunit RsxC, whose protein sequence is MGEKVIDYTKYRIKTGEEIKNILTGINSMYILWCKKCFYEFKDEKSEECGCVIEKARELNVDIVECSGIDFLCNNHLTGKFLESFNNNVPLAVISCGLGIQFVSNFFNGSKKVLALADSIPQSGNATSLVGYHGIALGEEKCAGCGQCYLNKTGGICPVVDCAKSLLNGPCGGANRDGKCEVNKEIPCAWVEIYKRLSGYKKEIDKHIDTRDYNVFPVKEAKSYIKENREIRTNGFYGGVYPQEKKKETEAIPIKVFPTPEKVLIFLSQHTGIPSKLVVRLGENVRKGQKIGESAGFISATVHSSISGKVVAIEEKIHPVSQTLQPAVIIENDGKDVLDSSVQPLYDWEVLSRDRLIDILKEKGIVGLGGAMFPSSVKLSPPRPVDTLIINGCECEPYLNADNRLMIERYDEILSGVNIVRKILGVSKVIFAIEDNKKEALGIIEDSVKKYSDIKIEALKTKYPQGAERMLIKRVTGKYVPEGGLPFDVGVVVFNVGTLYSIYRAIYEGMPLIERVITITGDSAISPGNYSVSLGTSFSDIVRICFGIDFIPDGYELKMGGPMMGIVQNDINSAVIKGTTGILLLKKYPVNVSEENTCIRCGRCVDVCPMELLPYYYAYYGQKGLWNETGKYRVKSCIECGCCQYICSSKINLISLIKKAKKNVDNKG, encoded by the coding sequence ATGGGCGAAAAAGTAATTGATTATACCAAATATAGAATAAAGACAGGAGAAGAAATAAAAAATATACTTACTGGTATAAACAGTATGTATATCCTGTGGTGTAAGAAGTGTTTTTATGAGTTTAAGGATGAAAAGAGTGAAGAGTGTGGATGTGTTATTGAGAAAGCGAGGGAGTTAAATGTAGATATTGTGGAATGTTCGGGTATTGATTTCTTATGCAATAACCATCTCACAGGTAAATTTCTTGAAAGTTTTAATAACAATGTACCACTTGCTGTAATATCCTGTGGACTGGGGATTCAGTTTGTCAGTAATTTTTTTAATGGAAGTAAAAAAGTGCTTGCTCTCGCTGACTCTATACCTCAAAGTGGTAATGCTACATCTCTTGTTGGTTATCATGGAATTGCTCTCGGAGAAGAAAAGTGTGCAGGTTGTGGTCAGTGTTATCTTAATAAAACAGGAGGGATCTGTCCTGTAGTGGATTGTGCTAAATCCCTTCTTAATGGTCCCTGTGGCGGAGCAAATAGGGATGGTAAGTGCGAGGTGAATAAAGAGATTCCCTGTGCATGGGTAGAGATATATAAAAGATTAAGCGGTTATAAAAAAGAGATAGATAAACATATTGATACGAGGGACTACAATGTTTTTCCTGTAAAAGAAGCAAAAAGTTATATCAAAGAAAACAGGGAGATACGAACCAATGGTTTTTATGGTGGTGTTTATCCCCAGGAAAAGAAGAAGGAAACAGAGGCAATACCCATTAAGGTATTTCCTACACCGGAAAAGGTTCTTATATTCCTTTCCCAACATACTGGTATTCCTTCAAAATTAGTTGTTAGATTGGGGGAGAATGTTAGGAAAGGGCAGAAGATAGGTGAAAGTGCCGGGTTTATTTCTGCAACGGTACATTCATCCATCAGTGGTAAGGTTGTAGCAATAGAAGAAAAAATCCATCCTGTTTCTCAAACATTGCAGCCAGCAGTGATTATTGAGAATGATGGAAAAGATGTGCTGGATAGTTCAGTACAACCTTTATATGATTGGGAGGTATTATCAAGAGATAGGTTGATAGATATATTAAAAGAAAAGGGTATTGTGGGGCTTGGAGGTGCTATGTTTCCATCTTCTGTAAAATTATCTCCTCCAAGGCCAGTTGATACACTTATTATAAATGGATGTGAATGCGAGCCATATCTTAATGCCGACAACAGATTGATGATTGAAAGATATGATGAAATTTTAAGTGGTGTGAATATAGTTAGAAAGATACTTGGAGTTTCAAAAGTTATATTTGCTATAGAAGACAATAAAAAGGAAGCACTGGGGATAATAGAAGATTCTGTAAAGAAATATTCAGATATAAAAATAGAAGCATTAAAAACAAAATATCCTCAGGGTGCAGAAAGGATGCTTATAAAAAGGGTTACAGGCAAGTATGTACCAGAAGGCGGACTTCCTTTTGATGTAGGTGTTGTGGTTTTTAATGTAGGGACACTTTATTCTATATATCGTGCAATATATGAAGGAATGCCACTGATTGAAAGGGTTATAACAATAACAGGAGATAGTGCAATATCACCTGGTAATTATTCAGTGTCTCTGGGAACATCTTTTTCAGATATTGTCAGGATATGTTTCGGTATTGATTTTATACCTGATGGATATGAACTTAAAATGGGTGGACCTATGATGGGTATTGTACAGAATGATATTAATTCTGCTGTGATAAAAGGGACCACAGGAATTTTATTATTGAAGAAATATCCTGTTAATGTATCAGAAGAGAATACCTGTATTAGATGTGGGAGATGTG